A genome region from Hymenobacter tibetensis includes the following:
- a CDS encoding DEAD/DEAH box helicase, with the protein MEKVRFEELSLSEEMQRAISEVGYEEASPIQSAAIPVLLEGRDVIGQAQTGTGKTAAFSIPAIENIDTNSREVQVLVLCPTRELAVQVSGEIQKLGKYKRGLAVVPIYGGSSYDRQFRALERGVQIVIGTPGRVMDHIERGTLKLEHCKMIILDEADEMLDMGFRDDIETVLKQMPQERQTVFFSATMSKPIMEMTKRYQKDPQIVKVNHQEMTVTNIEQSYFEVRGPQKKDVLTRLIDMYNIKSGIVFANTKRMVDEIVGDLQAKGYFAEGLHGDMGQQQRQNTLDKFRKGTLEILVATDVAARGIDVENVEVVVNYDLPADEEYYVHRIGRTGRAGKLGKAFTFVSGRDIYKLRDIMRFTKATIKQERVPSFEDVSEVKTTLMLNSIKDVITKGNLDKYVSRVQRLLDQDQEDGITSLDVAAALLKMTMKEDKRAQESLDASRTQGAARPGYTRLFVTMGKKDQIHPRDIVDLIAENTGLTAAKVGDISLYDKFSFVEVPSEFTEEVVSQLGRTNINGRPVSFNVATPRQEGDAQQEGGNFGDRARRGPGGFGGGERREGGYGGNRGGGSYGGGYKGGNREGGSGYGSREGGFGGNRGGGSYGGNRGGGSYGGGSRGGSSTYGGGYKGKRDNQGD; encoded by the coding sequence ATGGAAAAAGTAAGATTTGAAGAGCTTTCGCTCTCAGAAGAAATGCAGCGCGCTATTTCGGAAGTAGGCTATGAAGAAGCCTCCCCGATTCAATCGGCTGCTATCCCCGTACTACTCGAAGGCCGTGATGTAATCGGCCAAGCGCAGACGGGTACTGGCAAAACTGCCGCTTTTAGTATCCCTGCAATTGAAAACATCGACACCAACTCCCGCGAGGTGCAGGTACTGGTGTTGTGCCCAACCCGCGAACTAGCGGTGCAGGTGTCTGGCGAAATCCAGAAGCTCGGCAAGTATAAGCGTGGCTTGGCTGTAGTGCCAATCTACGGTGGTAGCTCCTACGACCGGCAGTTCCGTGCTCTGGAGCGCGGCGTGCAGATCGTTATTGGTACCCCTGGCCGCGTAATGGACCACATCGAGCGAGGCACGTTGAAGCTAGAGCATTGCAAAATGATCATCCTCGATGAGGCCGACGAAATGCTGGACATGGGCTTCCGCGACGACATCGAGACGGTGTTGAAGCAGATGCCGCAAGAGCGCCAGACGGTGTTCTTCTCGGCTACCATGAGCAAGCCGATCATGGAGATGACCAAGCGCTACCAGAAGGACCCGCAGATTGTGAAGGTCAACCATCAGGAAATGACGGTTACCAACATCGAGCAGAGCTACTTCGAAGTGCGTGGTCCGCAGAAGAAAGACGTGCTGACCCGCCTCATCGACATGTATAACATCAAGTCGGGCATCGTCTTCGCGAACACGAAGCGCATGGTTGACGAGATAGTAGGCGACTTGCAGGCCAAAGGCTACTTCGCCGAAGGTTTGCACGGCGATATGGGCCAACAGCAGCGCCAGAATACACTCGACAAGTTCCGCAAAGGCACCCTGGAAATCCTGGTAGCTACCGACGTAGCTGCTCGCGGTATCGACGTGGAGAACGTGGAAGTGGTAGTGAACTACGACTTGCCTGCCGACGAAGAATACTACGTGCACCGCATTGGCCGTACGGGCCGCGCTGGTAAGTTGGGCAAGGCCTTCACTTTCGTGAGTGGCCGCGACATCTACAAGCTGCGCGACATCATGCGCTTCACGAAAGCTACCATCAAGCAGGAGCGGGTGCCATCGTTCGAGGATGTATCGGAGGTGAAAACCACGCTCATGCTCAATTCTATCAAGGACGTCATCACGAAAGGCAACCTCGATAAGTACGTTAGCCGCGTGCAGCGTTTGCTTGATCAGGATCAGGAAGATGGCATCACGTCGTTGGACGTGGCGGCTGCTTTGTTGAAAATGACGATGAAAGAAGACAAGCGCGCACAGGAAAGCCTGGACGCCAGCCGTACGCAGGGCGCTGCTCGCCCTGGCTACACCCGTCTCTTCGTCACGATGGGTAAGAAAGACCAGATTCATCCCCGCGACATTGTGGACCTGATTGCCGAAAATACCGGCTTGACGGCTGCGAAAGTGGGCGACATCTCGCTCTACGATAAATTCAGCTTCGTAGAAGTGCCTTCAGAATTCACAGAAGAAGTGGTTAGCCAGCTTGGTCGTACGAACATCAACGGCCGGCCGGTGTCGTTCAATGTGGCCACGCCTCGCCAGGAAGGGGATGCCCAGCAAGAGGGTGGCAACTTCGGCGACCGTGCTCGTCGTGGCCCCGGTGGATTCGGTGGTGGCGAGCGTCGTGAAGGCGGCTACGGCGGCAACCGCGGTGGCGGCAGCTACGGTGGTGGCTATAAGGGCGGCAACCGCGAAGGCGGAAGCGGCTACGGCAGCCGCGAAGGTGGCTTCGGTGGCAACCGCGGCGGTGGCAGCTATGGCGGCAACCGTGGTGGCGGTAGTTACGGCGGCGGTAGCCGTGGTGGCAGCAGCACCTACGGTGGCGGCTACAAAGGCAAGCGCGACAACCAAGGCGATTAA
- a CDS encoding cold-shock protein, with translation MQTGTVKFFNETKGFGFIKVDETGEDIFVHVTELIDEIRDNDKVQFEIAQGRKGLNAVKVKLA, from the coding sequence ATGCAGACAGGAACTGTAAAATTTTTCAATGAGACCAAAGGCTTTGGTTTCATCAAAGTGGACGAGACTGGCGAAGACATCTTCGTTCACGTTACCGAGTTGATCGACGAAATCCGCGACAACGACAAGGTTCAGTTCGAAATTGCTCAAGGCCGTAAGGGCCTGAACGCCGTAAAAGTAAAGTTGGCTTAG
- a CDS encoding acyl-CoA thioesterase, which produces METPAFRFSRLLTVQPHDIDELNHANNVQYVQWVQDTAAAHWHTAYPPSEGHSFIWVVLEHRIRYHHPALLGDELRCTTWIGEVRGAQSQRFVRIERAADNKLLCEAETQWVFLDSKTKRPARVTPDMVARLWGAV; this is translated from the coding sequence ATGGAAACGCCCGCCTTCCGCTTCTCACGCCTGCTCACTGTACAGCCTCACGACATCGATGAGCTAAACCATGCCAACAACGTGCAGTATGTGCAGTGGGTACAGGACACAGCCGCAGCGCATTGGCACACGGCCTATCCGCCTAGCGAAGGACACTCCTTTATATGGGTGGTGCTGGAGCATCGCATCCGCTACCACCACCCTGCCCTGCTTGGTGATGAACTACGCTGCACCACCTGGATAGGCGAAGTGCGCGGCGCTCAAAGTCAGCGCTTCGTGCGCATCGAGCGGGCCGCCGACAACAAGTTGCTTTGTGAGGCCGAAACGCAGTGGGTATTTCTGGACTCGAAAACCAAACGCCCCGCCCGCGTGACTCCAGATATGGTGGCGCGGCTGTGGGGAGCAGTATAG
- a CDS encoding UvrD-helicase domain-containing protein, giving the protein MPATFRIYSSSAGSGKTYQLTKEYLKLALGDEDPGYFKRILAITFTNDAAGEMKQRIIGALRRFAYPTEGQLDTLLTEVATELAAEGKMPRFATTTEDQQQEVRRRAQATFRLVLYHYADFAVSTIDSFVQRIVTAFTRELGLPATFEVELDTEAVLQTAVAALLEKVNRDPNSKLLARTLSEYALSRADEGKSWNNLAGELVEFGGFLFNETVHEAVAQLQTLTLQDFRRLHETLRKRREEIEGEFRAVGEQATAALAAVGVTETDLYQGRSGIFGYATKWEERLLPEKEANSYVRATVEQDKWYSGKVKSEADRQRVDSAKAALLAAYEQFERLRASVLPDYLLLAAMQPYLFHASLLSELNKIVDQVSRERNIVLISEFNRRIASIVLTEPVPFLYERLGERYNHLLIDEFQDTSVLQWNNLLPLVENAVATDNLSLAVGDAKQAIYRWRGGEMEQILRLHQGQTEALVNRATNPEMQDLLRERYVTLDQTLEPASLNVNYRSAAEIVGFNNDFFSHIRAMHAGFPLVQDLFAEEFQQTVPQAIGGERPHLQAIPSEPAAEEAFDFSAPNASLEYILSSASDLDAAQTPATSPARQKTKPADEATGHVEILFTQDDAPAQLYAADKGEYEDHPIPGYPVGASLDYEESTLYLTLALVQQALRDGFQLRDIAVLSRRRRGSRLVAKFLKERGYDIISADSLSLEFAEVVNLLVAIFRVFNQPIDTLARAEALLLLDKVVLRLAPTPDRARHIASLANAEHAANFYDEFRTLGYDLREQETGNLGLYELTERLIGLFGLLGRNGESEYLFRFLDLTLEYSLRFGNNLNNFLAYWDQRKSALSINAPAGRNAITITTVHKAKGLAYGVVIVPFADWSLEPFRATLLWGRLSEADKPVAEMPAVAVVPLTKALTRTVLTDQYTEEREKTFLEGLNMLYVAFTRPRHRLYIITKRTETGRKTSDADATAEPAGGAARNVAELLHSYLRSENRWQDEQVSFVLSTGSFAQSAGSQQKATTNNFYLSNLETAPWEERLRLRRHASTVFDFDEQERLGEWNRKLHYGLRRLVLATDVERVARQLVAEGLISNKERPALTDRLHKVVTHPQLAHYFSTQVSVETEREILVGGVKRRDYKPDRVVFGATTSATGRSGTRVTLVDFKVPPPQPQHRRPLQQYAQLFRQLGYEQVECVLYYFGSEEVQVF; this is encoded by the coding sequence ATGCCCGCCACCTTTCGCATTTACTCTTCTTCTGCCGGCTCCGGCAAAACGTATCAGCTTACCAAGGAATACCTGAAGCTGGCCTTAGGCGACGAGGACCCCGGGTATTTCAAGCGGATACTGGCCATTACCTTCACCAACGATGCGGCGGGCGAGATGAAGCAGCGCATTATTGGCGCGTTGCGGCGGTTTGCCTACCCCACAGAAGGTCAGCTAGATACGCTACTGACAGAAGTGGCCACCGAGCTAGCTGCAGAAGGCAAGATGCCGCGCTTTGCGACCACAACCGAGGACCAGCAGCAGGAAGTACGGCGGCGGGCCCAGGCAACGTTTCGGCTGGTGCTGTACCACTACGCCGACTTCGCGGTGAGCACCATCGACTCGTTTGTGCAGCGCATCGTGACGGCCTTTACGCGGGAGTTGGGCTTACCAGCCACGTTTGAGGTGGAACTAGATACCGAGGCCGTGCTGCAAACGGCTGTGGCCGCGCTGCTTGAAAAGGTAAACCGCGACCCAAACTCCAAGCTGCTGGCCCGCACCTTAAGCGAATATGCCCTAAGCCGCGCCGACGAAGGCAAAAGCTGGAACAACCTAGCGGGCGAACTAGTGGAATTTGGGGGTTTCCTCTTCAACGAAACCGTGCATGAGGCCGTAGCGCAGCTCCAGACGCTCACGCTTCAGGATTTTCGGCGGCTGCACGAAACGCTACGCAAGCGGCGCGAGGAGATAGAAGGCGAGTTTCGGGCGGTTGGGGAGCAAGCTACGGCCGCCTTAGCAGCAGTTGGCGTAACGGAAACCGATTTGTATCAGGGCCGAAGCGGCATCTTTGGGTATGCCACAAAATGGGAAGAGCGCCTGCTGCCGGAAAAGGAAGCTAATAGCTACGTGCGTGCCACTGTGGAGCAAGACAAGTGGTATAGCGGCAAGGTAAAAAGCGAGGCCGACCGGCAGCGTGTAGACAGTGCTAAAGCGGCGCTACTAGCTGCGTATGAGCAGTTTGAACGACTACGTGCCAGTGTATTGCCCGACTACCTGTTGCTGGCGGCTATGCAGCCCTACCTGTTTCACGCCTCGCTGCTTAGTGAGCTGAATAAGATTGTGGATCAGGTAAGCCGGGAAAGGAACATCGTGCTGATCAGCGAGTTCAACCGCCGTATTGCCAGTATCGTGCTAACCGAACCAGTGCCGTTTCTGTATGAGCGCCTGGGCGAACGGTATAACCACCTGCTCATTGATGAGTTTCAGGATACGTCGGTGCTGCAATGGAACAACCTGCTGCCACTGGTGGAAAACGCCGTAGCGACCGACAACCTGAGCTTAGCCGTGGGCGACGCCAAGCAGGCCATTTACCGCTGGCGGGGCGGCGAGATGGAGCAGATTCTGCGCTTGCACCAAGGCCAGACCGAGGCGCTAGTGAACCGCGCGACCAATCCCGAAATGCAGGACTTGCTGCGCGAACGGTATGTCACGCTTGACCAGACGCTGGAACCGGCTTCTTTGAATGTAAACTACCGGTCGGCGGCGGAGATTGTGGGGTTCAACAACGACTTTTTCAGCCATATCCGGGCGATGCACGCGGGGTTTCCGTTGGTGCAGGACCTGTTTGCCGAGGAGTTCCAACAAACGGTACCGCAGGCTATTGGCGGCGAACGGCCCCATTTGCAGGCAATACCTTCAGAGCCAGCCGCAGAGGAGGCATTTGACTTCAGTGCGCCCAATGCTAGTTTAGAGTATATCCTTTCGTCGGCTTCTGACTTGGACGCCGCGCAGACGCCTGCTACTTCTCCTGCGAGGCAGAAAACCAAGCCGGCTGATGAGGCAACCGGGCACGTAGAAATTCTCTTCACCCAGGATGATGCGCCGGCCCAGCTCTATGCTGCCGACAAGGGCGAGTACGAAGACCATCCCATACCTGGCTATCCGGTTGGGGCTAGCCTGGACTACGAGGAAAGTACGCTGTATCTGACGCTGGCCCTGGTGCAGCAGGCCTTGCGCGACGGCTTTCAGTTGCGCGATATTGCCGTGCTCAGCCGGCGGCGGCGGGGCAGCCGGCTGGTAGCGAAGTTTTTGAAGGAGCGGGGCTACGATATTATTTCCGCCGACTCGCTGTCGTTGGAGTTTGCGGAGGTGGTGAACTTGCTGGTGGCTATTTTCCGAGTGTTCAACCAACCTATTGATACGTTGGCCCGCGCGGAAGCCTTGCTACTGCTCGACAAAGTGGTGCTTCGGCTGGCCCCTACCCCCGACCGGGCACGGCACATTGCTTCGCTGGCCAACGCAGAGCACGCCGCTAATTTCTACGACGAGTTTCGGACGCTAGGCTATGATTTGCGGGAGCAGGAAACCGGCAACTTAGGCCTCTACGAGCTAACGGAGCGCCTGATTGGGCTGTTTGGCTTGCTGGGCCGCAACGGCGAGAGCGAGTACTTGTTTCGCTTCCTCGACCTGACACTGGAGTACAGCTTGCGCTTTGGCAACAACCTCAACAACTTCCTAGCTTATTGGGACCAGCGCAAAAGTGCCCTCAGCATCAACGCCCCCGCCGGCCGCAATGCCATTACCATCACTACGGTACACAAAGCCAAGGGCTTGGCTTACGGAGTGGTAATTGTGCCGTTTGCGGATTGGAGCTTGGAGCCGTTTCGGGCAACGTTGCTGTGGGGACGCCTCTCAGAAGCCGACAAACCGGTGGCCGAAATGCCCGCTGTGGCCGTGGTGCCACTTACGAAGGCTCTTACGCGCACCGTTCTCACCGACCAGTACACGGAGGAACGCGAGAAAACCTTTCTGGAAGGGTTAAACATGTTGTACGTGGCCTTCACCCGGCCGCGTCACCGGCTCTACATCATCACGAAACGCACGGAAACCGGCCGCAAAACCAGTGACGCAGATGCTACGGCTGAACCTGCCGGGGGGGCAGCTCGAAACGTGGCAGAACTGCTGCACAGTTACTTACGCAGTGAAAACCGTTGGCAGGACGAGCAGGTGTCCTTTGTTCTTTCCACGGGCAGCTTTGCGCAGTCGGCCGGCAGTCAGCAGAAAGCAACTACCAACAATTTCTACCTCTCGAACCTGGAAACAGCTCCTTGGGAAGAACGACTGCGGCTGCGGCGGCACGCCAGTACGGTGTTTGACTTCGATGAGCAGGAACGGCTCGGCGAATGGAACCGCAAACTGCACTACGGCTTGCGCCGCCTGGTGCTGGCCACCGATGTAGAGCGGGTGGCCCGGCAGTTGGTGGCAGAAGGCCTGATCAGCAACAAAGAGCGGCCCGCGCTGACCGACCGCCTGCACAAAGTAGTGACGCACCCCCAGTTGGCGCACTACTTCAGCACGCAAGTATCGGTGGAGACGGAGCGTGAGATTCTAGTGGGTGGCGTGAAGCGGCGCGACTACAAGCCCGACCGGGTGGTATTTGGGGCCACCACTTCCGCTACCGGCCGGTCCGGCACCCGCGTGACGCTTGTTGACTTTAAAGTGCCCCCTCCGCAGCCGCAACACCGGCGGCCTTTGCAGCAATACGCCCAGCTATTCCGGCAGCTTGGCTACGAACAAGTGGAATGTGTGCTGTACTACTTCGGCAGTGAGGAAGTGCAGGTGTTCTAG
- a CDS encoding TCR/Tet family MFS transporter — protein sequence MLETQTASARKPALIFIFITLLLDVIGFGIIIPVLPKLITHLTGEPLSAAARYGGWMGFAFAGMQFLFSPVLGNLSDQYGRRPVLLFALFGFGLDYLFLAFAPTIEWLFVGRMIAGLTGASFTTAGAYIADISTPENRAKNFGLIGAAFGLGFIIGPVLGGKLVGFGAQVPFLVAAGLTFLNWLYGLFVLPESLAKENRRPFKWSRANPIGSLRLLRRNPVILALVGSLVLIYIAGHATQTTWTYYTMYKFHWNESRVGDSLGVIGALTALVQGVLIRYLNPKLGAIRSVLLGLGFYAVGFLLFAFAPTGWLMFAFLVPYCLGGIAGPALQGIMSGQVPPNEQGELQGALTSLVSLTAIVGPPLMTNLFSYFTSSQAPIHFPGAPFLTGAVLTVGSLLLAMRSLSNYKAPPSAVAATPTEQV from the coding sequence ATGCTAGAAACTCAAACTGCCTCGGCTCGCAAGCCGGCGCTGATTTTTATCTTTATCACGCTGCTACTCGACGTCATTGGGTTCGGTATAATTATACCGGTGTTGCCTAAGCTAATCACGCACCTCACGGGGGAGCCGCTGAGTGCCGCCGCCCGCTACGGAGGTTGGATGGGCTTTGCTTTTGCCGGTATGCAGTTTCTGTTTTCACCCGTGCTGGGCAACCTCTCCGACCAATATGGGCGGCGGCCGGTGCTGCTCTTCGCCTTGTTCGGCTTTGGCCTCGATTACTTGTTTCTAGCCTTTGCACCCACCATTGAATGGCTGTTTGTGGGGCGCATGATTGCGGGCCTCACGGGGGCCAGTTTCACTACGGCAGGCGCCTATATTGCGGATATCAGCACACCCGAAAACCGAGCCAAGAACTTTGGGTTGATTGGCGCCGCGTTTGGGCTGGGCTTCATTATCGGACCAGTACTTGGAGGAAAGCTTGTGGGCTTTGGCGCGCAGGTACCCTTTTTGGTGGCAGCGGGACTTACTTTTCTAAACTGGCTATACGGACTTTTTGTGTTACCTGAGTCGCTGGCCAAGGAGAATCGTCGTCCCTTCAAATGGTCAAGAGCCAACCCGATTGGCTCGCTTAGGCTTTTGCGCCGAAACCCAGTAATTCTAGCACTAGTGGGTTCGTTGGTGTTAATCTATATAGCTGGCCATGCTACACAAACTACCTGGACTTACTATACTATGTATAAATTCCATTGGAATGAAAGTCGAGTTGGCGATTCTTTAGGGGTGATTGGTGCTTTGACGGCGTTGGTACAGGGTGTGCTGATTCGCTACCTCAACCCCAAGTTGGGCGCAATTCGGTCTGTACTTTTGGGCCTAGGTTTCTATGCCGTGGGCTTTCTGTTGTTTGCGTTTGCCCCAACGGGCTGGCTGATGTTTGCCTTTCTTGTGCCATACTGCCTGGGGGGTATTGCGGGGCCCGCTTTGCAAGGCATTATGTCGGGGCAAGTGCCACCTAACGAGCAAGGAGAATTGCAGGGTGCCCTCACGAGTTTAGTCAGCCTCACAGCCATTGTGGGCCCGCCCCTAATGACCAATTTATTTTCTTATTTCACTAGCTCACAAGCACCTATTCATTTTCCGGGTGCTCCTTTCTTGACTGGGGCCGTACTCACCGTGGGTAGCCTGCTGTTGGCCATGCGCTCCTTGAGCAACTATAAGGCGCCACCCTCAGCCGTAGCCGCTACGCCCACCGAGCAGGTATAA
- a CDS encoding (2Fe-2S)-binding protein has product MDADLTLLVNGKQHTLRLDPATPLLYVLRNDLGLNGPKFGCGLQQCGSCMVLLNDIAWPSCQLPVDQVTGGVAITTLEGLTQPDGSLHPVQAAFVQEQAAQCGYCLNGMVISAVSLLKQYPKPDEAAIRNGLFRVLCRCSVQARAIRAVQRAAAM; this is encoded by the coding sequence ATGGATGCTGACTTGACCTTACTGGTAAACGGAAAGCAGCACACGCTGCGCCTCGACCCTGCCACCCCTTTGCTGTACGTTCTACGCAACGACCTGGGCCTCAACGGCCCGAAGTTCGGTTGTGGCTTGCAGCAGTGCGGTTCCTGCATGGTGCTCCTCAACGATATTGCGTGGCCGAGCTGTCAGCTGCCAGTAGACCAAGTAACGGGGGGCGTGGCCATCACCACCCTCGAAGGCTTGACGCAACCCGACGGTTCTCTACACCCCGTACAGGCCGCTTTTGTGCAGGAACAGGCTGCCCAGTGTGGGTACTGCCTGAACGGCATGGTGATTTCGGCGGTGTCGTTGCTGAAGCAGTACCCGAAGCCCGACGAAGCAGCTATTCGCAACGGACTGTTCCGGGTGCTGTGCCGGTGCAGCGTGCAGGCTCGCGCCATCCGAGCGGTGCAACGAGCGGCGGCAATGTAA
- a CDS encoding xanthine dehydrogenase family protein molybdopterin-binding subunit, with protein MSDSTAAASRRNFLKTTGCLSVGFLLFQANPLAATTAPSPELPDSLKNNPRINAWLEVLADGRVRVLTGKIEIGQGIRTAVAQIAAEELDMPLERVEVMLAETGRTPDERYTSGSASIEQSAMSVRYAAAAARQKLLVLAAAQLRIRPSQLTLREGAVRTPDGRQVTFAQLLGGQQFQDEVRLPVRLKPKADYRYVGRPVLREDIEHMVRAESYYVQDLRFPGMVHARILRPPSYEGKLIAFDSKALQKAVPGVLQVVVDGSFVGVLAEREYDAKLAQDFGQLHAQWSGGRVLPVDKPLAEHFRSLPAINKRTTDKGDFTNATGPATLRASYFKPYLMHGSIGPSCAVALFDKGMLHVWTHSQGVYPLRDSLAKLLNLPPAHVHVKGVPGSGCYGHNGADDVAADAALLARAVPGRHIRVQWSRDNEHAWEPYGSAMLLDMEARLDPKTGRVTHWKHELWSDTHSSRPGGSPEKLLAAQYLANPHLPQPEDDVSGGIYRNSDPYYTFPAVQVETHYVQGPLRVSALRSLGAFGNVFALECFMEELAVKANQDSYEFRLRHLDDERARAVLHKVRDMVRTEKLAPREGLGVAFARYKNEAAYCAVVAKVTVAPEVDGSTVRVLKIWSAIDAGEVINPDGLKNQTEGGLIQAASWTLNEEVLFNAQQVTTRQWEQYPIFRFDEVPLVEVAVLDRPNEPPLGAGEAAQGPTAAALANAVFHACGKRIRQLPIRPEKLLA; from the coding sequence ATGTCTGACTCCACTGCTGCCGCTTCCCGTCGCAACTTCCTCAAAACCACTGGCTGCCTAAGTGTTGGCTTTCTACTGTTTCAAGCCAACCCGCTGGCCGCAACCACGGCGCCCAGCCCAGAGCTGCCGGACAGCCTGAAAAATAATCCGCGCATCAATGCGTGGCTGGAAGTGCTGGCCGATGGTCGAGTACGGGTGCTAACGGGCAAAATCGAAATTGGACAAGGCATCCGAACGGCGGTGGCACAGATAGCCGCCGAAGAGTTGGATATGCCGTTGGAACGCGTGGAAGTGATGCTAGCAGAAACCGGCCGGACCCCTGATGAACGCTACACCTCCGGCAGCGCCTCCATCGAGCAAAGCGCCATGTCAGTGCGTTATGCTGCCGCCGCCGCTCGGCAGAAACTATTGGTGCTAGCGGCCGCTCAGCTTAGAATCCGGCCAAGCCAGCTTACGCTACGCGAGGGCGCCGTACGTACCCCTGACGGACGCCAAGTTACGTTCGCGCAACTACTTGGTGGGCAACAATTTCAAGACGAAGTGCGGTTACCTGTTCGCCTCAAGCCTAAAGCCGACTACCGGTATGTAGGCCGCCCCGTTCTGCGCGAAGACATCGAGCACATGGTGCGGGCCGAGTCGTATTACGTGCAGGATTTGCGGTTTCCGGGCATGGTGCACGCTCGTATCTTGCGCCCGCCGAGCTACGAGGGCAAACTGATTGCCTTCGATTCGAAAGCCTTGCAGAAAGCGGTGCCCGGCGTGTTGCAAGTGGTTGTAGATGGCAGCTTTGTGGGAGTACTGGCTGAGCGAGAGTACGATGCCAAGCTAGCACAGGACTTTGGACAGCTGCACGCCCAATGGTCGGGGGGCCGCGTGCTGCCCGTCGACAAGCCACTGGCCGAGCATTTCCGGAGCCTGCCCGCCATCAACAAACGCACCACCGACAAAGGCGACTTCACCAATGCCACTGGCCCCGCCACACTGCGCGCCAGCTATTTCAAGCCCTATCTCATGCACGGGTCCATCGGCCCGAGTTGTGCTGTAGCCTTGTTTGACAAAGGGATGCTGCACGTCTGGACCCACAGCCAGGGCGTGTATCCGCTACGCGATTCGCTGGCCAAGCTCCTGAACTTGCCACCCGCCCATGTCCATGTAAAAGGCGTGCCCGGCTCAGGATGCTACGGCCACAATGGCGCCGACGATGTGGCTGCTGACGCGGCCTTGCTGGCGCGCGCCGTGCCAGGCCGCCACATACGGGTGCAATGGAGCCGCGACAACGAGCATGCGTGGGAACCTTATGGTAGCGCCATGCTGCTAGATATGGAAGCTCGCCTCGACCCTAAAACCGGGCGTGTTACCCACTGGAAGCATGAGCTATGGTCGGATACGCACAGTTCCCGGCCGGGCGGCTCGCCCGAAAAGCTACTAGCCGCGCAATACCTCGCCAACCCGCATCTGCCCCAGCCCGAAGACGATGTGAGTGGCGGCATTTACCGCAACTCCGACCCGTACTATACTTTCCCGGCCGTGCAGGTCGAGACGCATTACGTGCAGGGGCCGCTACGGGTGTCGGCGTTGCGAAGTTTGGGGGCTTTCGGCAACGTCTTCGCTTTGGAATGCTTCATGGAAGAGTTGGCCGTGAAAGCCAACCAGGATTCCTACGAGTTTCGGCTGCGCCACTTAGATGATGAGCGTGCCAGAGCCGTACTCCACAAGGTGCGCGACATGGTGCGCACCGAAAAGCTGGCACCACGCGAGGGCTTGGGGGTGGCCTTTGCCCGGTATAAGAACGAGGCGGCTTACTGCGCTGTGGTAGCCAAAGTAACGGTAGCCCCCGAAGTCGATGGCTCTACTGTGCGAGTCCTGAAAATCTGGTCGGCCATTGACGCCGGTGAGGTCATCAACCCCGACGGCCTAAAGAACCAAACCGAAGGAGGGCTCATTCAGGCCGCTAGCTGGACGCTCAACGAGGAAGTGCTTTTCAATGCCCAGCAGGTCACAACTCGCCAATGGGAGCAGTACCCCATCTTCCGTTTCGACGAAGTGCCGCTGGTGGAAGTGGCCGTGCTGGACCGCCCCAACGAACCGCCCCTGGGCGCAGGTGAAGCGGCTCAGGGCCCTACCGCCGCGGCCCTTGCCAACGCGGTGTTTCACGCCTGCGGCAAACGCATTCGGCAACTTCCCATTCGGCCAGAGAAACTGCTGGCTTAG
- a CDS encoding vitamin K epoxide reductase family protein has product MNPTELSYELRNGKSADLTRRRWIIGLSILGVAAGQIVSLYQTGIIKHLPDPPVGPFDSDKVDASDYAYKRLDTPDALPMMVTYGLTACLAGAGGLHRASQQPALPVAMGLKTLFDTLTTVKLGQEEWKDNKALCFYCQVATVASVASLALAVPEAVKGFKNLLGKE; this is encoded by the coding sequence ATGAATCCTACTGAACTTAGCTACGAACTCCGCAACGGCAAAAGCGCCGACCTTACCCGCCGCCGCTGGATAATCGGCCTTTCCATCCTTGGGGTGGCGGCCGGCCAAATCGTGAGCCTCTACCAAACCGGCATCATCAAGCATCTACCCGACCCACCCGTTGGCCCCTTCGACTCCGACAAAGTAGACGCCTCCGACTACGCCTACAAGCGCCTCGATACCCCCGACGCACTGCCCATGATGGTTACGTACGGCCTCACTGCCTGTCTGGCCGGTGCCGGTGGCCTGCACCGCGCTTCGCAGCAGCCTGCTCTGCCCGTAGCTATGGGCCTCAAAACTTTGTTTGATACCCTCACGACCGTGAAGCTTGGGCAGGAAGAGTGGAAGGACAATAAGGCCCTCTGTTTCTATTGCCAAGTGGCTACCGTAGCGTCTGTCGCCTCTCTTGCGTTGGCAGTGCCGGAAGCCGTGAAAGGCTTCAAGAACCTGTTGGGCAAAGAGTAA